In one Moritella sp. 5 genomic region, the following are encoded:
- the pnp gene encoding polyribonucleotide nucleotidyltransferase: protein MNPIVKSFKYGEHTVTLETGVIARQATAAVMASIGDTSVLVSVVGKKQAEAGRDFFPLTVNYQERTYAAGKIPGGFFKREGRPSEGETLTCRLIDRPIRPLFPAGFKNEVQVVATVVSVNPEIQPDLVALIGVSAALSISGMPFNGPIGAARIGFQNDEYILNPSTSELAESQLDLVVAGTENAVLMVESEAEILSEEQMLGAVMYGHEQMQVVVEAIKEFAAEVNTPKWEWTAPVVNTELKAKIAELASGDLAEAYQIQEKTERYAKVGGIKSAAIAKLQEENEELNTREAGDLLSSLEKNIVRNRILDGEPRIDGRDPEMIRALSVMTGVLPRTHGSSLFTRGETQALVTATLGTERDAQRIDSLTGETIDRFLMHYNFPPYCVGETGMVGSPKRREIGHGRLAKRGVLAVMPNADEFPYTVRVVSEITESNGSSSMASVCGTSLALMDAGVPIKASVAGIAMGLVLDGDRSVVLSDILGDEDHLGDMDFKVAGSSAGITALQMDIKIEGITKDIMQKALVQAKAARLHILSVMDQAIATNRDDVSEFAPRIHTIKISTDKIKDIIGKGGATIRALTEETGTTIEIEDDGTVKIAATSGEQAQAAIERIHQLTAEVEVGQIYEGKVVRLADFGAFVNILPGKDGLVHISQITQERVNKVADHLSVEQVVKVKVLEVDRQGRIRLSIKEAMDAPAAPAEQPVSE from the coding sequence GTGAATCCTATCGTAAAATCGTTTAAGTATGGTGAACATACAGTTACATTAGAGACAGGTGTTATTGCACGTCAAGCAACAGCAGCTGTAATGGCAAGCATCGGTGATACTTCTGTTTTAGTAAGTGTTGTTGGTAAAAAACAAGCTGAAGCTGGTCGTGATTTCTTCCCGCTAACAGTGAACTACCAAGAACGTACTTACGCTGCAGGTAAGATCCCTGGTGGCTTCTTCAAACGTGAAGGCCGTCCAAGTGAAGGCGAGACTTTAACCTGTCGCCTTATCGACCGTCCAATCCGTCCACTATTTCCTGCTGGCTTCAAAAATGAAGTACAAGTAGTTGCTACTGTTGTATCTGTTAACCCTGAAATTCAACCTGATTTGGTTGCATTAATCGGTGTTTCAGCTGCATTAAGTATCTCTGGTATGCCGTTCAATGGCCCAATTGGTGCTGCACGTATCGGTTTCCAAAATGACGAATACATTCTTAACCCATCAACATCTGAGTTAGCAGAAAGCCAACTAGACCTTGTTGTTGCAGGTACTGAAAATGCAGTACTTATGGTTGAGTCTGAAGCTGAAATTCTTAGCGAAGAACAAATGCTTGGCGCGGTAATGTACGGCCACGAGCAAATGCAAGTTGTTGTTGAAGCAATTAAAGAATTTGCAGCAGAAGTTAATACACCAAAATGGGAATGGACTGCACCAGTAGTAAACACTGAGCTTAAAGCGAAAATCGCAGAACTAGCATCAGGCGACCTTGCTGAAGCATACCAAATCCAAGAAAAAACTGAACGTTACGCTAAAGTTGGTGGCATCAAGTCAGCAGCAATCGCTAAACTTCAAGAAGAAAACGAAGAACTAAACACGCGTGAAGCTGGTGATTTACTGAGTTCTTTAGAAAAGAACATCGTACGTAACCGTATTCTTGATGGCGAACCTCGTATTGATGGTCGTGATCCAGAAATGATCCGTGCACTAAGCGTAATGACTGGCGTTCTACCTCGTACACACGGTAGCTCACTATTCACACGTGGTGAAACGCAAGCGTTAGTAACTGCAACACTAGGTACCGAACGTGATGCACAACGTATCGACAGTCTAACTGGCGAAACGATTGATCGTTTCCTAATGCACTACAACTTCCCTCCTTACTGTGTCGGTGAAACTGGTATGGTTGGTTCGCCTAAACGTCGTGAGATTGGTCACGGTCGTCTAGCGAAACGTGGTGTTTTAGCTGTTATGCCAAACGCAGATGAATTCCCGTACACAGTACGTGTTGTATCTGAAATTACTGAATCTAATGGTTCAAGCTCAATGGCTTCTGTATGTGGTACTTCGTTAGCACTTATGGATGCGGGTGTGCCAATCAAGGCTTCTGTTGCGGGTATCGCAATGGGTCTAGTACTTGACGGTGACCGTAGCGTAGTTCTTTCAGACATTCTTGGTGATGAAGATCACTTAGGTGACATGGACTTTAAAGTTGCTGGTTCAAGTGCTGGTATCACTGCACTACAGATGGATATCAAAATCGAAGGTATCACTAAAGATATTATGCAGAAAGCGCTTGTACAAGCAAAAGCTGCACGTCTACATATCTTAAGTGTTATGGATCAAGCTATCGCAACTAACCGTGATGACGTATCTGAATTCGCACCGCGTATTCATACAATCAAAATCAGCACGGACAAGATCAAAGACATCATCGGTAAAGGCGGCGCAACAATCCGTGCTCTTACTGAAGAAACTGGTACTACGATCGAAATCGAAGATGATGGTACAGTGAAAATTGCAGCGACAAGTGGCGAACAAGCACAAGCAGCAATCGAACGTATTCACCAACTAACAGCTGAAGTTGAAGTTGGTCAAATCTACGAAGGTAAAGTTGTACGTCTAGCTGACTTCGGCGCATTTGTTAACATCTTACCTGGTAAAGATGGCTTAGTTCATATCTCGCAAATTACGCAAGAACGTGTGAACAAAGTTGCAGATCACCTGTCTGTAGAACAAGTAGTTAAAGTAAAAGTTCTAGAAGTAGACCGTCAAGGTCGTATCCGTTTAAGTATTAAAGAAGCAATGGACGCTCCTGCAGCGCCTGCTGAGCAACCAGTTAGCGAATAA
- the nlpI gene encoding lipoprotein NlpI produces MKRCLSLFITAALLSGCSSLSGSFSADDRTPSELILAEPLQVNYQTEIMLMRYSQLILDAKDDRVRQARYFYERGLLADSMGLRSLAHADFQRALTLQPNFVPAYNFIGLYMTQTEQFDEAFDAYDSIAELDPENNYVLLNRGIALYYGERYTLAVDDLVSAYDEAPNDPFRTLWLYYPEYQINAEQALKSVKSRYDQHIDDSWSWNIVALYTQAINETQLLDKLLDGLDKHERTYNQTLAHRLTEAYFYLGKYKLLMNDKSAAESYFKLALSNNVYEFIEHGYARLELARLASNR; encoded by the coding sequence ATGAAACGATGTCTTAGTTTATTTATTACTGCAGCCTTACTTTCTGGTTGTAGTTCATTATCGGGGTCTTTTTCGGCTGATGACCGCACGCCTTCTGAATTAATTCTCGCTGAACCACTACAAGTTAACTATCAAACCGAAATTATGTTAATGCGTTATAGCCAACTTATCCTTGATGCGAAAGATGATCGGGTTCGTCAAGCTCGTTATTTTTATGAGCGTGGTTTACTTGCTGATAGCATGGGATTACGTTCACTGGCTCATGCTGACTTTCAGCGTGCATTAACATTACAGCCAAACTTTGTGCCTGCTTATAATTTTATTGGTTTGTATATGACGCAGACCGAGCAATTTGATGAAGCATTTGATGCCTATGATTCAATCGCGGAATTAGACCCTGAAAATAATTACGTATTACTTAATCGTGGCATCGCGTTGTATTATGGCGAACGTTATACATTAGCTGTTGATGACCTTGTCAGTGCTTATGATGAAGCACCTAACGACCCATTTAGAACGTTGTGGTTGTATTACCCTGAATATCAAATTAATGCAGAACAAGCGTTAAAATCAGTTAAATCACGTTATGACCAGCACATTGATGATAGCTGGTCATGGAATATCGTCGCGCTCTATACGCAAGCGATAAATGAAACTCAATTGTTGGATAAATTACTTGATGGACTGGATAAGCACGAACGAACTTATAACCAAACATTGGCACATCGTTTAACGGAAGCTTACTTTTATCTGGGTAAATACAAGTTGTTAATGAATGACAAGAGTGCAGCAGAAAGCTATTTCAAATTAGCATTAAGTAATAATGTGTATGAATTTATCGAGCATGGTTATGCACGTTTAGAACTGGCAAGATTAGCAAGTAACCGTTAA
- a CDS encoding U32 family peptidase, producing the protein MKYALGPILYYWPKQQVEDFYAAAVNSQADIIYLGETVCSKRRELKPKDWLGLAKEIADSGKQVVISTMALLEAPSEVNILRKYCENGDFIVEANDFGAINLLAEAKTPFVCGHALNVYNAQVLQLLVNKGMQRWVMPVELSRDWLVQLQEDSRILNIRDQFEIEVFAHGHLPLAYSARCFTARSENRAKDDCELCCINHANGKPVYSQDNKELFTINGIQTMSGYKYNLLNDVASMHDLVDIVRVSPLGESAFQTLGQFKNAAEQDIKFDLQLDRECNGYWHQIAGLETVSS; encoded by the coding sequence ATGAAATACGCATTAGGACCAATTTTATATTATTGGCCAAAACAACAAGTCGAAGATTTTTATGCTGCCGCTGTGAATTCACAGGCTGATATTATTTATCTTGGTGAAACGGTTTGCAGTAAACGCCGCGAATTAAAACCAAAAGACTGGTTAGGATTAGCCAAAGAAATTGCCGATTCAGGTAAGCAAGTGGTGATCTCAACCATGGCGCTATTAGAAGCACCATCAGAAGTTAATATTCTCCGTAAGTACTGTGAAAATGGTGATTTTATTGTTGAAGCTAATGACTTCGGCGCAATCAATTTATTAGCTGAAGCAAAAACACCCTTTGTCTGTGGTCATGCGCTTAATGTCTATAACGCGCAAGTATTGCAGCTACTCGTTAATAAAGGCATGCAACGTTGGGTCATGCCCGTTGAGTTATCACGGGACTGGCTAGTACAATTACAAGAAGACAGCAGAATACTCAACATCCGTGATCAATTTGAAATCGAAGTATTCGCGCATGGGCATTTACCGTTGGCCTACTCTGCACGCTGTTTTACTGCTCGCTCAGAAAACAGGGCAAAAGATGATTGCGAACTTTGCTGTATCAACCACGCCAATGGCAAACCCGTCTATAGCCAGGACAATAAGGAACTATTCACCATTAATGGCATTCAAACCATGTCAGGTTACAAATATAATCTGTTAAATGATGTGGCAAGCATGCACGATTTGGTCGATATTGTACGCGTGAGCCCGTTAGGTGAATCAGCATTTCAAACACTCGGTCAGTTTAAAAATGCGGCGGAACAAGATATTAAGTTCGACTTGCAGTTAGATCGTGAATGTAATGGTTATTGGCACCAAATAGCGGGATTGGAAACAGTGAGTTCATAA
- a CDS encoding peptidase U32 family protein: MELLCPAGNLPALKTAVDNGADAVYIGFKDDTNARHFAGLNFTDKKLDKAVDYIRSHDRHLHVAINTFAHPGKLERWERAVDRCADMGVDAAIISDVAVLDYATKKYPDLELHLSVQASATNVEAINFYTNNFNVSRVVLPRVLSIHQVKQLARNTDVELEVFAFGSLCIMAEGRCYLSSYLTGESPNTVGACSPAKYVRWQETEKGLESRLNGVLIDRYQPDEKTGYPTLCKGRFNVDGKVFHALEEPTSLNTLALIPELAQANISAVKIEGRQRSPAYTEQVTRVWRAAIDRYKQNPDKYQVEAAWNKQLDQLSEGTSTTLGAYHRDWQ, encoded by the coding sequence ATGGAATTACTCTGCCCTGCTGGTAATTTACCGGCATTAAAAACAGCGGTTGATAATGGCGCTGACGCTGTTTATATCGGTTTTAAAGACGATACCAATGCCCGTCATTTCGCTGGTTTGAACTTTACTGATAAAAAACTAGATAAAGCTGTCGATTATATTCGCAGTCATGATCGTCATTTACACGTGGCCATCAATACCTTTGCTCACCCAGGAAAATTAGAACGTTGGGAACGCGCCGTTGATCGTTGCGCTGACATGGGGGTAGATGCCGCTATTATCTCTGATGTAGCAGTACTTGACTACGCAACCAAAAAATACCCCGATTTAGAGTTACATCTATCCGTGCAAGCATCGGCAACAAATGTGGAAGCCATTAATTTTTATACCAATAATTTTAATGTCAGTCGGGTAGTATTACCCCGCGTATTATCCATTCATCAAGTAAAACAATTGGCCCGTAATACCGATGTTGAACTCGAAGTATTTGCCTTTGGTAGTTTATGCATCATGGCCGAAGGTCGTTGCTACCTATCATCTTATTTAACCGGGGAATCACCAAATACAGTCGGCGCTTGTTCGCCAGCAAAATATGTACGCTGGCAAGAAACCGAAAAAGGCCTAGAGTCACGCTTAAATGGCGTACTTATTGACCGCTACCAGCCGGATGAAAAAACCGGCTATCCGACACTTTGTAAGGGCCGTTTTAATGTCGACGGCAAAGTTTTTCATGCACTAGAAGAGCCAACCAGCTTGAATACCCTTGCGTTAATACCAGAACTTGCACAAGCAAATATTTCAGCTGTGAAAATTGAAGGACGCCAACGCAGCCCCGCTTATACAGAGCAAGTAACCCGCGTATGGCGTGCCGCTATCGATCGTTACAAACAAAACCCAGATAAGTATCAGGTTGAAGCCGCTTGGAATAAACAGCTCGATCAACTATCTGAAGGTACCAGCACCACCCTTGGCGCTTATCACAGAGATTGGCAATAA
- a CDS encoding SCP2 domain-containing protein, which translates to MLHTLHRKLVHTVPGLLAIPAKILPFSLQEKVLSQVFNRVFSEGLEDDEFEFLEQKWLQVEITDLGINWFISCKDNKLVIAPKAESVDVSFKGNLNELVLITARKEDPDTLFFQRRLKIEGDTELGLEVKNMLDSFDLDELPKPVTTLLTYLADFIQQGLVEPEFSSTVKANVTT; encoded by the coding sequence ATGCTACATACTCTACATCGTAAATTGGTGCATACTGTACCTGGGCTATTAGCGATACCAGCTAAAATATTACCTTTTTCACTGCAAGAGAAAGTACTCTCACAAGTGTTCAATCGGGTATTTTCTGAAGGGCTAGAGGATGATGAATTCGAGTTTCTTGAACAAAAATGGCTGCAGGTTGAGATCACTGATTTAGGCATTAATTGGTTTATCAGTTGTAAAGATAATAAACTTGTTATTGCACCAAAAGCAGAATCAGTTGACGTTAGCTTTAAAGGTAATTTAAATGAGTTAGTATTAATTACCGCACGTAAAGAAGATCCTGACACACTGTTTTTCCAACGCCGTCTAAAAATAGAAGGTGATACAGAATTGGGTCTTGAAGTCAAAAATATGCTCGATAGTTTTGACCTTGATGAGTTACCAAAACCAGTAACAACATTGTTGACTTATTTAGCTGATTTTATTCAGCAAGGCTTGGTTGAGCCTGAATTCAGCAGTACAGTAAAAGCCAACGTGACCACTTGA
- a CDS encoding NAD(P)H-dependent oxidoreductase, with the protein MRLVVISGSTRNRSTTIKVAQSVLQLAEQSQLFSKVSLLDFVKVTLPIWDKAIKNEIADWQEEWQVSAQLMRAADAIIIVSPEWEEESLDNFYAFCEHDNLPLLPGTVLRVGSNCRGAYSSTELWMANFRKNRTCLILEHFIVATIESVNNCKEAYYPFETPLVERILANLGLMKQLVDNGGLLSSTRLHLAKC; encoded by the coding sequence GTGAGACTAGTTGTTATAAGTGGCAGCACCCGAAACAGGTCGACAACCATTAAGGTTGCACAATCAGTATTGCAATTAGCCGAACAGTCGCAATTATTCAGTAAAGTAAGTTTATTGGATTTTGTAAAAGTAACCTTGCCTATTTGGGATAAGGCGATAAAAAATGAAATTGCGGATTGGCAAGAAGAGTGGCAGGTTTCAGCACAATTAATGCGGGCTGCAGACGCAATTATCATTGTCAGTCCAGAATGGGAAGAAGAAAGCCTAGATAATTTTTATGCTTTTTGTGAACACGATAATTTGCCTTTATTACCGGGAACGGTATTGCGTGTTGGTAGTAATTGCCGTGGTGCGTATTCGTCCACTGAACTGTGGATGGCCAATTTCCGTAAAAATCGTACTTGTTTGATTTTGGAACATTTTATTGTGGCGACGATTGAGTCGGTTAATAATTGTAAAGAAGCCTATTATCCATTTGAAACTCCTTTAGTAGAACGTATACTGGCTAATTTAGGCTTGATGAAACAGCTGGTTGATAATGGTGGTTTATTATCTTCAACAAGGTTACATCTTGCTAAGTGTTAG
- the rimJ gene encoding ribosomal protein S5-alanine N-acetyltransferase codes for MSSKFPKFVTKRLVIRVAVASDSEMLRQYYVRNQMHLTPWEPIRSDAYYTLRWWQLRIKQIHAEFDDASAVNFIAMTPDKSEIVAVANFSNIIQGVFKSCYLGYSIAKCYEGQGLMVEFLQRCLEFMFENVGLNRVMANYIPENERSGALLQRLGFEREGYARKYLKIAGSWQDHILTALLKEDWLARETTERSGNKF; via the coding sequence ATGTCATCAAAATTTCCCAAATTTGTAACTAAGCGTTTAGTCATCCGCGTTGCGGTGGCGAGCGATAGCGAAATGCTACGTCAATATTATGTGCGTAATCAGATGCATTTAACACCTTGGGAGCCGATTCGGAGTGACGCTTATTATACGTTACGTTGGTGGCAGCTTCGTATCAAGCAAATACATGCAGAGTTTGATGATGCGAGCGCAGTAAACTTTATTGCCATGACGCCTGATAAATCCGAAATTGTTGCGGTTGCTAACTTCAGTAATATTATTCAAGGCGTGTTTAAATCCTGTTACCTCGGTTATTCAATCGCAAAGTGTTATGAGGGGCAGGGCTTGATGGTTGAATTTTTACAGCGTTGTTTGGAGTTCATGTTTGAAAATGTGGGACTTAATCGCGTGATGGCTAATTACATACCAGAAAATGAGCGCAGTGGCGCGTTATTACAGCGGCTTGGTTTTGAACGTGAAGGGTATGCTCGAAAATATCTTAAAATTGCTGGAAGTTGGCAAGACCATATATTAACCGCGCTGCTTAAAGAAGACTGGTTAGCGCGAGAAACAACAGAACGAAGTGGTAATAAATTCTAA
- a CDS encoding YfhL family 4Fe-4S dicluster ferredoxin: protein MALLINDKCINCDMCDPECPNGAITFGAKIYEIDPLLCTECVGHYDKPTCKTVCPINCIVTDPDYVEKEEVLWEKFVMIQEATKAAR, encoded by the coding sequence ATGGCATTATTAATTAATGATAAGTGTATTAACTGTGATATGTGCGATCCGGAATGTCCGAATGGCGCAATTACATTTGGCGCGAAGATTTATGAAATCGACCCACTATTATGCACAGAATGCGTAGGTCATTATGATAAACCTACCTGTAAAACAGTTTGCCCGATTAACTGCATTGTTACCGATCCGGATTATGTAGAAAAAGAGGAAGTATTATGGGAAAAATTTGTCATGATCCAAGAAGCGACAAAAGCAGCACGTTAA
- the yegQ gene encoding tRNA 5-hydroxyuridine modification protein YegQ, producing MFTPELLSPAGSLKNMRYAFAYGADAVYAGQPRYSLRVRNNEFSLENLEIGINEAHALGKQFYVVCNIQPHNSKLKTFIRDLTPIIAMKPDAIIMSDPGLIMMVREAFPDMVIHLSVQANAVNWATVKFWYTQGIKRVILSRELSLDEIEDIRFHCPDMEIEVFVHGALCMAYSGRCLLSGYINKRDPNQGSCTNSCRWKYDAHDATENETGDIVATNPEIYTPETEIYTPETGSLEPTLGKGKPTDQIFLLQEQGRPNEYMPAFEDEHGTYIMNSKDLRAIQHVERLTKMGVHSLKIEGRTKSFYYCARTAQVYKQAINDAVAGRDFDPSLLRSLEHLAHRGYTEGFLSRHTHDAYQNYDYGYSISETQQFVGEFNGRNDKGLAEVIVKNKFLVGDSLELMTPQGNLTFKLEELENRKGEAMEYAPGSGHIVYLPVPEEVTLDHALLMRNFNNSEDTRNPHK from the coding sequence ATGTTTACTCCAGAATTACTTTCCCCTGCAGGTTCACTAAAGAACATGCGCTATGCTTTCGCTTACGGTGCTGACGCTGTTTACGCTGGCCAACCACGCTATAGCTTACGTGTTCGTAACAACGAATTTAGCTTAGAGAACTTAGAAATTGGTATCAATGAAGCTCACGCACTTGGTAAGCAATTCTACGTGGTTTGTAATATCCAACCTCATAACTCAAAACTCAAAACCTTCATCCGAGATTTAACACCGATCATCGCCATGAAACCCGATGCGATCATCATGTCTGATCCAGGTCTAATCATGATGGTACGTGAAGCTTTCCCTGATATGGTTATTCACCTATCAGTACAAGCAAATGCTGTAAACTGGGCTACCGTTAAGTTCTGGTATACCCAAGGTATTAAGCGTGTAATTTTATCTCGTGAACTATCACTAGATGAAATTGAAGATATTCGTTTCCACTGCCCTGATATGGAAATCGAAGTATTTGTACACGGCGCACTGTGTATGGCTTACTCAGGCCGCTGTTTATTGTCTGGTTATATTAACAAACGCGATCCAAACCAAGGATCATGCACGAACTCATGCCGCTGGAAGTACGATGCACATGATGCAACCGAAAATGAAACCGGTGATATTGTTGCAACCAATCCTGAAATTTACACACCAGAAACTGAAATCTATACTCCAGAAACAGGTTCGCTAGAGCCGACATTAGGCAAAGGTAAACCGACAGACCAAATTTTCTTATTACAAGAACAAGGTCGTCCAAATGAATATATGCCTGCATTTGAAGATGAGCATGGTACTTACATCATGAACTCAAAAGACCTACGTGCTATTCAACACGTCGAGCGTCTCACTAAAATGGGCGTACATTCATTAAAAATTGAAGGTCGTACCAAATCGTTCTATTACTGTGCGCGTACAGCACAAGTATATAAGCAAGCGATTAACGATGCTGTTGCAGGCCGTGACTTTGATCCGTCTTTACTGCGTTCACTAGAGCACCTTGCGCACCGCGGTTACACTGAAGGTTTCTTAAGTCGTCATACTCACGACGCATACCAAAACTACGATTACGGTTATTCAATCAGTGAAACACAACAGTTTGTGGGTGAATTCAATGGTCGTAACGATAAAGGCCTTGCTGAAGTGATTGTGAAAAATAAATTCTTAGTGGGTGATTCTCTTGAGTTAATGACGCCACAAGGTAACCTGACCTTCAAACTAGAAGAATTAGAAAACCGTAAAGGCGAAGCAATGGAATACGCGCCAGGTTCTGGTCACATTGTTTATTTACCAGTTCCAGAAGAAGTCACACTGGATCACGCACTATTAATGCGTAATTTTAATAACAGTGAAGATACACGTAACCCGCATAAATAA